In the Apteryx mantelli isolate bAptMan1 chromosome 1, bAptMan1.hap1, whole genome shotgun sequence genome, one interval contains:
- the FAM181B gene encoding protein FAM181B, which produces MAVPAALLSPHHLLSLCFPAAGGLLGYAELEKGCAAAGGGEAADLKEAARDLLSFMDSASSNIKLALDKPGKSRRKVNHRKYLQKQIKRCTGIVAAPPAAAEAARGRPAPAAAPAPCPGGPGKAAARREAAQAASSLQSRSLAALFDSLHQAGGGARRGAAGGGAEGGGGGAARKVPLRDRNLPPSFFTEPALPAAARAPPPPPPPGPKEPEKGGGAEAAEFLELLGAEYGALLPEHAAAQDAFAGRLPAELGLEHGLYEAAAAALPAAPHPLLGGLLYPEPPWSPHKKAPPEALRPLPAAAAPPLYAAAEPPPPAAAAAEEPGGHLAAAFGPFFPECPLPPPQGPYDYGAGYHRAAYSGL; this is translated from the coding sequence ATGGCGGTGCCAGCGGCGCTGCTGAGCCCGCACCACCTGCTCTCGCTCTGCTTCCCGGCCGCCGGCGGCCTCCTGGGCTATGCCGAGCTGGAGaagggctgcgcggcggcgggcggcggcgaggcggccgaCCTGAAGGAAGCCGCGCGGGACCTGCTCAGCTTCATGGACTCGGCCTCCAGCAACATCAAGCTGGCGCTGGACAAGCCGGGGAAGTCCAGGCGGAAGGTGAACCACAGGAAGTACCTGCAGAAGCAGATCAAGCGCTGCACCGGCATCgtcgccgcgccgcccgccgccgccgaggccgcccgaggccgccccgcgcccgccgcggcgcccgcgccctgccccggcggccccggcaaggcggcggcgcggcgggaggcggcgcaggCGGCCAGCAGCCTGCAGAGCCGCAGCCTCGCCGCCCTCTTCGACTCGCTGCaccaggcgggcggcggggcgcggcgcggcgcggcgggcggcggcgccgagggcggcggcggcggggcggcgcggaagGTGCCGCTGCGGGACCGCAACCTGCCGCCCTCCTTCTTCACggagccggcgctgcccgccgccgcccgcgccccgccgcccccgccgccgccgggccccaaGGAGCCGGAgaagggcggcggcgcggaggcggccgagttcctggagctgctgggcgCCGAGTACGGCGCGCTGCTGCCCGAGCACGCCGCCGCGCAGGACGCCTTCGCCGGCCGCCTGCCCGCCGAGCTGGGCCTCGAGCACGGCCTCtacgaggcggcggcggcggcgctgcccgccgccccccacccGCTGCTCGGCGGGCTGCTCTACCCCGAGCCGCCCTGGAGCCCCCACAAGAAGGCGCCGCCCGAGGCGCtgcgcccgctgcccgccgccgccgcgccgccgctctacgcggccgccgagccgccgccccccgccgccgccgccgcggaggagCCGGGCGGGCACCTGGCGGCCGCCTTCGGCCCCTTCTTCCCCGAGtgccccctgccgccgccgcagggGCCCTACGACTACGGCGCCGGCTACCACCGCGCGGCCTACTCGGGCCTGTAG